The nucleotide window AAGAaattactccctccgtcccaattTGTTCGTCATcctttgaaaatccaactttttaaggagacatcatttaatgcaattcaactacacaaaataaccatgttattccaaatttgCCCTTATTTATGGTGTttaactttgtttttcttgaaacaagggtaattaaagtaagaaagataattttggaatacaacaacaaaattgttaattaatgaagaaaagtgacacTAGTTTGGGACagcccaaaatagaaagaatgacaagcaaaatgggacggagggagtaaatTAAAGGTTTTTTAAGGAATTAATGTGTTAGATCAGTGGTCAAAACCAACATTGAAATTGAAGACCATAGTGTGTGCATACAGTAATCTAAAGCATACCACGAGAACAATACAGAAAATGTAATCTACTTGAAAAACTGAATTGAAGCAAATACTAGAAAACATGAACGTGCATTAACATAATCATAAACATGTATGTTATGTGAAAACATACCATAAGTTTCCATCTACATACCTGAACAACATAATTTCCATACTGATCTTGTGCCAACATGCTAACAGATCCTAAAATCTCATCCATAACTTTACTCTGTGTTCCCGGATCTTTGCAGTGTTCCAGTATTCTCTATCatggaaattaaagataaatatACAGATAGTAAACCTCACATATATACGGTACACATCCTTAAAGTTTGAAAACTAAGAACCAAACGTTTCCCTACCTGTATAACACGGCACCCATATGGGTGTGTGGAAAGGCTCACAACCTGGTCAAAGAATGTTATGACAATAAATTGAATGTTATCTTCAGGAACACGTTCAATACACTTCTGGATAACATGGTTCCCATTCTGGTCACGTACACAGCGCAAAACATGACCATCAAGCTCCTCCACCATTTTAATCTTCTGGTCTAAATCAACAACTTCAATAGCCTGGACAGTGTACATAGGCAAATTGTTCAAGAAATTTCGTATTAGagacaaaaaatttattttagttaGCTGAGCCTTAGCACATTAAGACTGCATCATCAAAAGAAGCCCTCCTACTCACAACAGAGAGGAATAACCACAGTAAATGATATTGTTACACTGTTCTTTAAACAGTGCTTCTCCACTTGAAGCGGCAACAAAGAAGTCATAATGGTATTATCTTGACAATAATACTAACCCCTTATATTTGGCATATGAAGCATGGCTTGTGCTATGACTAAAGCACACTCAACCATCTTGAGAGAGACTATACTTGCCCTAAATCATtcgtaaaataaaattattctctctTATGGCTGATCGTCTAAAATTACTATGCAATTTGGAGAAAAAGATCTTATATTGCCTATAAAATTCACAAACCGTAGAGAAAGGTATCATAACAAATTTATCGCTGTTACTCCAACCCATGTTAGTTTGAAATTAAAAGTAAGGATGTTCATCCCAAGGATCAAAATTGGTCATATAAAGAAGTAACACAATATGCAACATCAAAACATATTCCTAAAGAAAACTAATGGTACCTTCTGAATCACACGGCAACCATACATCTGAAGACTAAGAGTCCAAACATGACCAAAGAGTTTCTCGGCTAGTTCTCTTCTCTGGGACGGAAGTCCATGCTCAAAAAACTGCATAAAAACAAAGACTGTtactttcataaatccaagaaattACGTGAAAACACAACTCATATATTCCAATGGGAGAACATTAAATACCTTCTGAATTACGTAATTACCAAACACATCAGTCATCAAAGCAAGAGCTTGCGGCATGATTTCCTGATAAACCATATTTTTCTCTTCCGTTGTGGCTGTCTCAAGTTTTTGTTGGATGAATCGACTACCATACTGATCGGTACTGCTCATAGTAAGATGTAAAATAGCACAAATCAGTTAAGATGGTAGGATTAGGGAGGAGCCGAACACAGGGGTTAAGTATCATGTACCTGAACTCGACAACATGACCAGGAATTTCTGAAAGTTCAAAGCATTTAGCTTTGTTGCTCTTAAACTCTTCCAGAAGTGATGATGCAAACCCTTCATGCATGTTCAAACCCCCATCCAAGTGCCAGGGTCCCATGACGCCCCCAGCCAAGTTCCTTATCCCAGGAGAAAAGTGCATGTTAAGATCATTGTGCCTGATAGGACTGTGAGGACCAACTGGAGAGTTTCGAATGATAGGATTTGCCAAGGGGCTTCCTGAATATGACATGCCATAGGGTTGATTTCCATAGTAACCATGGTGGTTGGAACTGGCAGATTTGCCACCCAATGGGACACCATACTGTGATCTCTGAGTCTGAGGTGATACCAGAGCTCCAAGATAAGCTTTCTGGAGTTCAAGTAAATTCATGTATGAATTACCCCCATAGTTCCTATCGATAGAGGAATCGTTCAAAGCAGCAAGCTGGGCAGCGGCAAACTCAGGTGTTCTCAAGTACTGCAGATACATTGGATCAACAAACGGTCCCTGAAGAGCACTTCCTGCCATCGGACTCCCCACCCTACCGTGGTTCTGTGATTCAGATGCCAGATTTGAACCCAGAGTAAAACCACCTCCAAGCACTCTAGAGTCCATCCCAGGGACTGCCATGGCTGATGCAGCAGCAGCGTTTTCAAACAATGGAGGAAGATTACCAGTGCCAAGTTGGCCAGCCATCATGGAAGCCAATGGTGGATTTAAGGAATATCCACTTAAACCATAGCTTTGGAATGAAGAATTTGTACCATCCACATGCTGATACTGACTAGGTAAGCCACTTCCATCATTAAGAGGGGAAGTAGGTGATCCTTTCAGATATGAATTACCAAAATGAACAAGAGATCTTTGCACTCCATTATGCTCATCGGCTACCAAGGTTGAGTTAAGGTCCGGCCCGCCACAATTGCTCTTACCTGAATTCCGGAAAGTCCCCTTTACTGATTGAGGAGCCACCGACATATTTAAATGCCCCGATTCAGACTTCTTCAGGTATGTATGTTGCTTAACCTGATTCTCATCACTTTCcaaaccaaacagaaaattcTGGTGACCATCAAGATCCTGTGCAATCTGAGATGCAAAATGGTTCTCTTCACCAATCACACCATTTGTTGACAAGTTCATACCAGATAAAGCGGCTATCAAATCTGAGGATTCATTGATGCCAGATGAAACACCATTAAATGAATTTGAACCAGTGACACTCCTCTTTTCAGCATTGCCACTTCTCCCCCCTCCAATAGGTGTGGGGCAAGGACTAGGAGCCCTAGCTACAAGCTGAGGATCCGGAGTGGCGCTCCTTGATAGAGAGGATCCCAGGGCAGCGGCATAAGTATATGAAGGAGGTGGGCCATTTGCACTAGATCGTAAAGCATCTGCCGATGCTAATTCGCAGCGAAGATGAGATAAGTCAGCTTCATCCGGCCCTAAAGTTCCAACATTTTCCTCGAATATATTACGACTAGCAGGGCGAGAAGGGTGACCTGTCACAGACGGTACATGCCCCAAGTCATCCTGCATCAAAAGGAAACCCAAACAATAAGTAAAAAATGCACAATATAAACAAAATTGTGCTTcactaatcatcatcatcatccgagcctttatccaaAAAGTTTGAGATCAGCTACATGAGTCTGAGAAAATCAATAGGGATCGATTAAGTGTATTCGTTTgtgccattcatttctatctaag belongs to Tripterygium wilfordii isolate XIE 37 chromosome 2, ASM1340144v1, whole genome shotgun sequence and includes:
- the LOC120005578 gene encoding pumilio homolog 2-like, with the protein product MLSELGRRPMIGGNERSFGDDLENEIGLLLREQRRQEADDRERELNLYRSGSAPPTVEGSLSAVGGLFGGIGSRGGGSSSGAAFAEFSKNGSGFSSEEELRSDPAYLSYYYSNVNLNPRLPPPLLSKEDWRFAQRMKGSGPTLGGIGDSRKVTKADNGGGSISSFSMPPGFDLRKSDSSEVEPEKVHETGEWGGDGLIGLPGLGLGSKQKSLAEIFQDDLGHVPSVTGHPSRPASRNIFEENVGTLGPDEADLSHLRCELASADALRSSANGPPPSYTYAAALGSSLSRSATPDPQLVARAPSPCPTPIGGGRSGNAEKRSVTGSNSFNGVSSGINESSDLIAALSGMNLSTNGVIGEENHFASQIAQDLDGHQNFLFGLESDENQVKQHTYLKKSESGHLNMSVAPQSVKGTFRNSGKSNCGGPDLNSTLVADEHNGVQRSLVHFGNSYLKGSPTSPLNDGSGLPSQYQHVDGTNSSFQSYGLSGYSLNPPLASMMAGQLGTGNLPPLFENAAAASAMAVPGMDSRVLGGGFTLGSNLASESQNHGRVGSPMAGSALQGPFVDPMYLQYLRTPEFAAAQLAALNDSSIDRNYGGNSYMNLLELQKAYLGALVSPQTQRSQYGVPLGGKSASSNHHGYYGNQPYGMSYSGSPLANPIIRNSPVGPHSPIRHNDLNMHFSPGIRNLAGGVMGPWHLDGGLNMHEGFASSLLEEFKSNKAKCFELSEIPGHVVEFSTDQYGSRFIQQKLETATTEEKNMVYQEIMPQALALMTDVFGNYVIQKFFEHGLPSQRRELAEKLFGHVWTLSLQMYGCRVIQKAIEVVDLDQKIKMVEELDGHVLRCVRDQNGNHVIQKCIERVPEDNIQFIVITFFDQVVSLSTHPYGCRVIQRILEHCKDPGTQSKVMDEILGSVSMLAQDQYGNYVVQHVLEHGKPHERSAIIKELAGRIVQMSQQKFASNVVEKCLTFGDPSERQLLVNEMLGTTDENEPLQAMMKDQFANYVVQKVLETCDDQRRELILTRIKVHLNTLKKYTYGKHIVARVEKLVAAGERRIAAQSLHSALVA